Part of the Vicinamibacteria bacterium genome is shown below.
CGCGGTAGAGCCGTGTCTTCACCGTCGACAGCGGCACGTCGAGGACCTGCGAAATCTCGAGGAACGTGAGCTCTTGGTACTCCTTGAGCACGATCACCTCGCGCTGCTCCTCGGGCAGCGCCGCCACCGCCGCCGCCACCGTCCGGCACACCTCTCGCCTCTGAAGCAGATCGAGCGCGCTCGGCCGGGCCTCGGGGAGCGATTCCCCGCCCTCCTCCAACTCATCGAGGCTCACGAGCGTCCTTCCCTTTCGTCGACGGACCCGGTCCCGGCAGAGGTTGAGGGCGATCTGGTAGAGCCAGGAGGAGAAGCGGG
Proteins encoded:
- a CDS encoding sigma-70 family RNA polymerase sigma factor, translated to MGRTDEALVEACLAGEWSAFDELLVRWERKIRGAIYRLVGSEEEARDLCQEAFLKAYRGLGTFKKEARFSSWLYQIALNLCRDRVRRRKGRTLVSLDELEEGGESLPEARPSALDLLQRREVCRTVAAAVAALPEEQREVIVLKEYQELTFLEISQVLDVPLSTVKTRLYRGLGQLRQRLEHQGLRGTTPLPAPTP